The Deltaproteobacteria bacterium genome window below encodes:
- a CDS encoding ABC transporter ATP-binding protein, with translation MNEPVLVCRSVKKSYPLAAADRGATASRLEVLKGIDFEVRAGERLAIMGRSGGGKSTLLGCLSGLDQIDSGEIHLLGKNLAEMSANELNAFRASTIGIVFQQFQLLDHFTALENVRLPLDLAGIAPETADALAKEKLDRVGLGGRETHFPDRMSRGECQRVAIARVLAMGVKLIYADEPTGSLDVKTGRDVMDLLFASAKESGAALVLVTHDPLLARRCDRILRIEDGVLKDGPLVLELSDDAPSTEQAPRV, from the coding sequence TCGGTCGGTCAAGAAATCCTATCCGCTAGCTGCGGCAGATCGAGGAGCAACAGCTTCTCGATTGGAAGTCTTAAAAGGTATCGATTTCGAAGTTCGAGCAGGGGAACGTTTGGCAATTATGGGGCGGTCGGGGGGCGGTAAATCGACACTGCTCGGATGTTTGTCGGGCTTAGATCAAATTGATTCCGGTGAAATTCATTTACTAGGCAAAAACCTAGCTGAAATGTCAGCGAACGAGCTCAATGCGTTCCGCGCAAGCACCATTGGGATAGTTTTTCAGCAATTTCAACTTCTCGACCACTTTACCGCGCTTGAAAATGTTCGGCTTCCTTTGGATCTTGCCGGAATCGCTCCTGAAACCGCGGATGCACTTGCGAAAGAAAAGTTGGACCGCGTCGGTTTGGGAGGGCGCGAGACCCATTTTCCGGATCGCATGAGTCGAGGTGAGTGCCAACGGGTTGCGATCGCTCGCGTGCTAGCAATGGGAGTGAAATTGATCTATGCGGACGAGCCGACGGGCAGTTTGGATGTCAAAACTGGCCGGGATGTCATGGATCTTTTGTTTGCCTCGGCCAAAGAGTCGGGCGCAGCGTTGGTGCTTGTCACTCACGATCCACTTCTTGCGAGACGATGCGACCGGATTTTGAGAATTGAAGACGGAGTTTTAAAGGACGGGCCACTGGTACTCGAGCTTTCGGACGATGCTCCATCCACTGAGCAGGCACCACGTGTCTAA